Within the Gracilinema caldarium DSM 7334 genome, the region CAATGCTTGTATGCCTCCTGTAAATTAGTACACAAAAACCTGGCATCTCTAATAGGCAGACAACCCTTGTTAGAGACCAGGCAAAACTTTGCAAGCCTATTTATTAGAATTTACCCCGCTTAGTCAAGGAATGCTCAGGGGCCTTCTACAAAAGGGCTCTTTTTAGGGGTACCCTTAACACATACAGCCAAATCCCGTTACGGCTTTGTATAAAGGCTAGGCGAGGTGGTGCTGCAAGTCAATACCCAAGATGGCTGTGCTATTCCTCCTGCCCATGGCTTTGTAATGGCATACCGTATTCATATTTTAGTTTACAATAATATACATATATGTATATTATTGTAATTGATGAAGTTCGAAAAACTTTTGGAAGTGTTTTCCAGCCAACCATATTTTGATTATCCTTCTGTACGACTTCATTTTCAGAATGAAAAGGATCACACATCCAGGACTGCCCTCAGCCGCTTTGTAAAACGAGGAGTTTTGCACGAACTGAAACGCGGATTCTATGCATTCTCCGGGCCATACCGGACACGGCCGCTCAATCCCCTACAGCTGGCTCAAGCACTGTATGCGCCTTCCTATGTTTCAGAACTGTGGGCTCTCTCCTGGTATGGGATTATCCCTGAAAAAGTGACCCTCATAACCAGTATTACGACCAGGGTTACCCGGACTTTTAAAAATATACTTGGGGAATATCGGTACAGAACGATCGACCGGCGCTTCTTTCATTCCTGGCAGACCGAGGAAATTCTTTCGGAAAAAGTTCGAATTGCCACTCCCGAAAAGGCATTACTCGATCTCTGGTATCTTGAGAAGGGGGAATGGACCGTTGAGCGCATGGAGTCGATGCGCTTTGAACCGCGCCTTATCGACGCAGAAAAACTGTATGCACTGGCTAAAAATTATCCACCCCGTTTGATTAGGGCTGTAAAATCGTGGGTAATCTATGCTGAACAGACAGCTAAAGGGGAGATAATACTATGAAAGAAGAAGCGATACGTTTCGCACAAAGAACTGCGGATCCCACGGGTAAGCTCAATATGTTGCGAGAATATGTTCAGGCCCAGGCCCTGCACAGTTTTCATGAATCGCGGGCCTTTGAGGCCCTATCCTTTGTAGGCGGCACCGCCCTTCGATTCCTGTTCGACTTGCCTCGCTATTCAGAAGACCTCGATTTTTCGCTCGAAATCCCACAAAGCTATGCCCCTGAAGCCTGGATGGCAAAACTAAAAAGAGATCTCATGTTTCAAAATTTCGATGTTGAAATAAGTTGGAATTCAACAAAGCCTATACATACAGGATGGATCAGGATTGCAGGCATTATGAAAGATGCTGGATTGTCAGCCAGGCCTGAACAGAAGCTTTCAATCAAGATCGAAATTGATACTAATCCTCCCCCAGGGGCCGTCACCATGATACGATTGGTCAACCGGCATGCACTCTTTGCCGTCCGACATCATGATCTTCCTTCGCTTATGGCAGGCAAACTAAACGCACTCATCACGAGGCCCTTTACGAAAGGCCGGGATTGGTACGATGCCGTTTGGTACTTAAGCAAAATTCCACCCATTGATCCCAATACAGTGTTGCTCAGCTCTGCTCTGAAGCAATTTGGTATCATTTATAAAGATGACTGGCGCTCACTTTTACGAGAAAAACTACGAAACACTGATTTTGGTGCTGTGAGAACGGATGTGCGGCCTTTCCTTGAAAGACCGGAAGATGCAAATTATCTGACACAAGAATATCTTGAACATCTGCTTGGATAGAAAACTCGAGTCTCCCTTATTCCATCGGTTCACATTTTATTCTATAGTAAACAAATTATGATGAAAAACAGATCAGTTAAGATTGATGAACTACTGGGCACATTGCTGGCTCCCTATCAGGGTTTAGGACCCTCTCTGTGGTCCATGTTTTTTGCCACCATGATTAATCGTTTCGGGGATTTTGTTAGTTCTTTTTTAGCTCTCTATCTTTCCCGGGTCCTGGGTTTTGATGCAGCCCGTACGGGCCTTACCATATCGCTGGTGTTTACTGCCTCCATGGCGGGGTCCCTCCTTTCCGGCTGGGTCGCCGACCGGATTGGCAGAAAAAAAGCCCTCCTACTGTTCCAGAGCACCGTGGCATTCATCAATCTGATAGTAAGTTTTTATGTACAAACCTCATGGGCCCCATGGCTGATTGTTTTTGCCAGCCTGTTCCGGGGCGGGGGACGGCCCCTTATCGGTGCGGTGCTGACGGATTTGGCTCCGGCGAATAAACGGAAAGAGGTATTTGGCCTCCAGTATTGGTCCATCAATGTGGGGGTGGCCTTGGGGCCCCTGGTGGCGGCGGTCCTCTTTGAACGGTCCATACCCTGGCTGTTCCGGGGTGATGCGCTGACTACCCTGATCTCGGTGGTGCTTATTGCCCGGGGTGTTGAGATGCCTTTAGAGGCCCATGTCGCTTCTTCCCTGGAACATCATGATGATCGGGGTGCCCTACGGGCCTTTGTGTCCCGGCCCATACTGTTGGCCTTTGCGGGGCTGGCGTTGCTGTCGAGCCTTACCTATTCACAGACTGGCTTTGGCCTTCCCATGACGGTCTCCCAGGTTATGGGGCAGGCCGGTCCCCGTTCCATGGGGTACCTTATGTCGTTGAATGCGGTGGTGGTGATTCTCTTTTCCATACCCATCGCTCGCCTGCTCCGTTCCTGGACACCCTTGCTCTGCATGTCCTTTTCGGGGCTCTTTTATGTTATCGGCTTTGGCATGCTGGCTTTGCCGCTGGCTTTTTCGGGTTTTGCCCTTTCCACGGTGATTTGGACCACCGGTGAAATAGTGTCATCGATCAACATGGGGGTCTTCCTTGCCAGACATTCACCGGCGAATTGGCGGGCTTCTTTCCAGTCCTTTATGGGGGTCTGCTATTCTGCGGGCTGGGTCTTCGGGCCCCTGATTGGGGGCTGGCTTTTAAAGGGCGGTAACTATGCTTTGCTTTGGCTTGCGACTGCCGCAGTATGCCTTTTATGGGCCCTGCTTGCCTTCGCAGTGGACCGGTGGGATCGGAGGATATTAGCCTATGAAGCGTAAATTCCATGATGGGGAGGGAAGGCTTTTCAGAAACCGCCTGAAGGACCAGGCTTCTTCCGGAGGCCAAGCCTTTCACCCGAAGCAAGCGGTGCCTGTGGCCGAAACTGGTGCCGAATTACAACCTGCCGAAGCCCAAACTGCATCCCCGCCTGCCAAAGCCCATGCGACCGCTACCCAGGCTACTGAAGCAATGCTGCGTTCCTTTATCCGGATGATGGACCTGAAGGGCCTGTATCGGCAGGGCTGGCTCAAACGGGGGGTGCCTGAAAACCGGGCCGAGTCGGTGGCGGACCATAGCTTTGGTACGGCCCTTCTGGCTCTGCTTCTGGCGGAACAGCTTAAGGCAAGCCCGGAATTTCTGGGCCTCAATTCCCATCGATGCATTGAAATGGCCCTGGTGCATGAGTTGGGAGAGGTCTATGTAGGGGATATTACCCCTGTGGATGGGGTGTCCAGGGAAGAAAAATATGTACGGGAGCGGGAAGCTTTTATAAAAGTCGTGGAGGGCCTCCCCAATCGGGATCGGCTCATCGAACTCTGGGAGGATTTTGAAGCTGGTAGGAGCTCAGAAGCCCGTTTTGTCCGCCAGCTCGATCGGCTCGAAATGGGGTTGCAGGCGGCTCTCCTTAAAGCAGAGGGCTACCAGCGGATGGATGAATTCCTGGAGAGCGCTCACCGGACGGTTTCGGAGCCTACCCTGAAGGCCCTGCTTAATCTTGCGGAAACTAAGACAGGAGGAACAACAATATGAATCGTGAAACGATAAAGAGAGAAAAGCCGCTTTTCATTTTTGATATGGGAGGGGTAGTCGTAAAGAGCTTTCATTGCGTACATGCCATGGCGGCATCCCTTTCCTTAACGACTGAACAATTTTTTGCAATTTCAGCTTCCGTTCCAGAGCGGGACAATACGGATAATCCCTATAATATAGGCTTAATCCGCCATCTTCAGGAAGGACGTATCACCGAAACTGGCTTTTGGAATAGCTTTCAGGAAGCTACCAAAACCGCATTTCCGTACATCAACCTGAAAATTCCTGAGGCTTACCTGCGGGGCGAGGCTTCCCTTTGGGGGGCCTATTTTTATCCTCAGCGAGACCGGGCTGTCTGGTCAATTCTGGAACAGCTTAAAAAGCAGGGCTATCGTGTTGTGTGCGGTACCAACACCTTAGAAGCCCATTACCGGTACCATAAAAAGCAGGGGGACTACGATATTTTTGATCGGGTCTACGCTTCCCACGAAATGGGACTCATTAAACCGGAAGGGTCCTTTTGGCAGTACATTCTGGAATCGGAGGGTTTTCCTGCGGCCCAGGCCTTTTTTGTGGATGATTTAGAGGAAAATGCCCAGGCCGCAGAGCGGCTCGGGCTGAGGGTACACCGTTTTATCGATGCCGCTGGTTTGGAACAGGCCCTGTCTGTCCAGGGGTATCTGTAGACTTTTTGTTATTGCACCCTTCCACCCGCACCGCTCTAGCTCAGGGCTGGCTATTCGGTATGTACGACAGACTTACTTCTTTGCAGTGCTTTCCACGGGCTGACTGCTTCGCTGGGCAAGCTTATCCAGCCGTTTCAGATCCGGTGCAAGAAAACGGTCCGCAATTTCTTTTCGTGACAGGATAAAGAGTTCTTCGAACCAGAGGGCATCCAGCAGGGCTGAGCGGTTGGCCAGGAACGCCTCGGTGGGGATGATGACCTTCCGGGTTTCCACATATTGTACGGTTTTAGTGGCGAGCGGATACAGGGGCATCTTTTCCTGGGTAAGGTTCGAAATGTTTCCGCCCACCGTAATTGCAAAACGGTCTGCGGCAGATTCGATGATTGCCTCTATGGTTTCCCATATAAAGTCACTGTCCGGGGTAACCTCCGGGTCAAAGTAGGAGGCGCTCAAGTCGGTCCGGCCGATCGTAATGGCATCGATGGCGGGATAGGCGGTGGCTAGAATTTCGCCGAGAAGCATTACGGCCTGTTTTGTTTCTATATTGATGGCTAGATGGTGGCCCTTGGCGGGGAACACCGACCCATAGGCGTCGAGGAATTTTTTTATGCCGAAGGGGCTTTCTACCATGGGGGCGATGATGCCATCTACCCCAAGCTCAAGACAATCCTTCAGGTCCCGGACCGCTTCGACCCCGCCGATCTTTACGAACAGTTTCACCCCCGCCTGCAGGGTAAGCCGCCGCAGGCGGACCATATCCTGGTAGCTCGTACCCTCTGCCTCAAACTCAGCCTTAATACCCTTTATATGGTATTCCTCTTTCATT harbors:
- a CDS encoding MFS transporter; amino-acid sequence: MMKNRSVKIDELLGTLLAPYQGLGPSLWSMFFATMINRFGDFVSSFLALYLSRVLGFDAARTGLTISLVFTASMAGSLLSGWVADRIGRKKALLLFQSTVAFINLIVSFYVQTSWAPWLIVFASLFRGGGRPLIGAVLTDLAPANKRKEVFGLQYWSINVGVALGPLVAAVLFERSIPWLFRGDALTTLISVVLIARGVEMPLEAHVASSLEHHDDRGALRAFVSRPILLAFAGLALLSSLTYSQTGFGLPMTVSQVMGQAGPRSMGYLMSLNAVVVILFSIPIARLLRSWTPLLCMSFSGLFYVIGFGMLALPLAFSGFALSTVIWTTGEIVSSINMGVFLARHSPANWRASFQSFMGVCYSAGWVFGPLIGGWLLKGGNYALLWLATAAVCLLWALLAFAVDRWDRRILAYEA
- a CDS encoding type IV toxin-antitoxin system AbiEi family antitoxin domain-containing protein; its protein translation is MKFEKLLEVFSSQPYFDYPSVRLHFQNEKDHTSRTALSRFVKRGVLHELKRGFYAFSGPYRTRPLNPLQLAQALYAPSYVSELWALSWYGIIPEKVTLITSITTRVTRTFKNILGEYRYRTIDRRFFHSWQTEEILSEKVRIATPEKALLDLWYLEKGEWTVERMESMRFEPRLIDAEKLYALAKNYPPRLIRAVKSWVIYAEQTAKGEIIL
- a CDS encoding nucleotidyl transferase AbiEii/AbiGii toxin family protein, whose product is MKEEAIRFAQRTADPTGKLNMLREYVQAQALHSFHESRAFEALSFVGGTALRFLFDLPRYSEDLDFSLEIPQSYAPEAWMAKLKRDLMFQNFDVEISWNSTKPIHTGWIRIAGIMKDAGLSARPEQKLSIKIEIDTNPPPGAVTMIRLVNRHALFAVRHHDLPSLMAGKLNALITRPFTKGRDWYDAVWYLSKIPPIDPNTVLLSSALKQFGIIYKDDWRSLLREKLRNTDFGAVRTDVRPFLERPEDANYLTQEYLEHLLG
- a CDS encoding aldolase/citrate lyase family protein, translating into MLEIEQKLLDQLFLMKEEYHIKGIKAEFEAEGTSYQDMVRLRRLTLQAGVKLFVKIGGVEAVRDLKDCLELGVDGIIAPMVESPFGIKKFLDAYGSVFPAKGHHLAINIETKQAVMLLGEILATAYPAIDAITIGRTDLSASYFDPEVTPDSDFIWETIEAIIESAADRFAITVGGNISNLTQEKMPLYPLATKTVQYVETRKVIIPTEAFLANRSALLDALWFEELFILSRKEIADRFLAPDLKRLDKLAQRSSQPVESTAKK
- a CDS encoding HAD-IA family hydrolase; this translates as MNRETIKREKPLFIFDMGGVVVKSFHCVHAMAASLSLTTEQFFAISASVPERDNTDNPYNIGLIRHLQEGRITETGFWNSFQEATKTAFPYINLKIPEAYLRGEASLWGAYFYPQRDRAVWSILEQLKKQGYRVVCGTNTLEAHYRYHKKQGDYDIFDRVYASHEMGLIKPEGSFWQYILESEGFPAAQAFFVDDLEENAQAAERLGLRVHRFIDAAGLEQALSVQGYL
- a CDS encoding HD domain-containing protein, which translates into the protein MKRKFHDGEGRLFRNRLKDQASSGGQAFHPKQAVPVAETGAELQPAEAQTASPPAKAHATATQATEAMLRSFIRMMDLKGLYRQGWLKRGVPENRAESVADHSFGTALLALLLAEQLKASPEFLGLNSHRCIEMALVHELGEVYVGDITPVDGVSREEKYVREREAFIKVVEGLPNRDRLIELWEDFEAGRSSEARFVRQLDRLEMGLQAALLKAEGYQRMDEFLESAHRTVSEPTLKALLNLAETKTGGTTI